CTGAGGGCAGACAGACCCGACCAAGGGGCGTGAAGGGCTCAGCCACAAACAGGCCCGGCCTGAGAGGGCCGGTGGGCAGGGCCACCAGCAGACCCAGAGGCTGCCATAGCCCACAGGTGCTGTCATCTCTCCTGGGCACGGTGGCGGCCTCTTGGCAGCTAGCTGGGGTGGCACAGGCGCCTTGGACCTTGAGTCTCTGATGAGCTGGCCCCCTCCCTCAGGGGCATCGGGCCCCCTGCGCACCTCAGGGCTTGTGCGCTGAGTGACCTAGTGCTGGAACTTCTGGGCAATGGTGCTGAGCAGTGCCAGGTCTCAGGCCACAGATGGCAGCGGTCGCCAGGTGGCCACAGAGGGGCAGGGGATGAGTCAGGAGTTGGGAGCTGGGCCTGGCAGGAAGCAGGGTCCATGCACAGCAGAGCAGGTGGTGGCTCCCAAGGGAGGTCAGAGGGCGGCGAGATGGCAGAGCTATGACCTTGCTCTCCTGGTGGTAGCCCCAGAgcaggacagaggcagaggcataggGATGGAGGGAAGACAGTTACCTTTCCACCATACGGTCTCGCTGTcgttttttctgtttgtcttggcTCTTCTTGCTTGCCTGCAACTTGCGCTTGGCCTGGCTGTTCTCATCCTGGGCGGTCAGGGCCCCTGTGGTAACAGAAAAGCAGAGTTACCAGGAGGACTCTAATAAAATAGACCCTGTGGCCTGTGGCTGAGTCACCCGCTGTCCACTCCAGAGGGTCCATCTGAGAGCAGCTGTATACATAAAGCCTCAGGCCATGAGCAGGGCTGGCTGCCCTGAGCTGAGCAGGAAGTAGATTTGGCTTAGGCACCAGGAGAGGGGAACACGTGCTGACCCCTCTATTTTCTGGAACACCCTCACTCCCTGCAGAGTGGGTGCAGAGAAGCTGGAAGGCAAAGACAGGCTGTCTTGGTGGGAACACAAGTGTGTTCAGAGGGACTGGGTGGCAGGATGCAGGGAGGCCGTTCACATGGCCCTGCCCACCCCCCCACCGGGCACCGCGGCAACAGTGGGCTGAGGCTGGATTTACTGTTAGGTACCTGCTGGCGCTCATCACTCAGGTGGGGGGACACGGACTCCcaacaagggctggagaggcgCTAAGGGAGAGGACACGCAAACCAGAGCCGTAAAAACTGCACCAAGGGTCCCGGCTTGGACACCAGCCACTGAGGACTCGGAACTGTGTGTTACTGAGGgactaagggtgtgtgtgtgtgcctggggcTCCCCACACTTTTGCTTGCTGCCCCCACCTGAAGGCAAAACCAAAGTGCTAGACTGGAGGCCACACCATCCATAACCTCCGCCTAGGAAAAACAGAGGCAGGCTGGGAGGGCACAGAGTCAGAAGAGGTCCTGCTAACATATACCCAGTCCCATAAGGAAGGCCCCAGGCAGCCATCTCTCTGCTACAACCCTGCCCTCAGCTGGTTTCCTCCCACTACAAGCACCTGGACGAGCTTCCCAGTACCTAGGCACCCCTGGAAGACTTACCTTTCTCCGAAtcttctctgccttcttctctcccaTCCTCTTTTCCCTCATCGTCCTCTCCTTCctaatatacaatttttaaaattcaattttaaaaaggtaCAGCTACTTACACTGGCTCTAAAGGATTAAGGGAGTATCAGACCTTCCCACTACCTGGTGCACAGAGGTCTGTATGCCCCCATTTCTCCCAAGGAAACACATTGTTAGTGAAGTGGTCTGTACTTTTCCCTAGATACCCAGCCTCCTTGTGCTAACCACTCACCACCCATGCAGGTATCACCACATTGCCTGTGACCCTTGTAGCAAGgctgtgtttgtttctttaagtCAGCTCTGTACTCCTAGGCCACACTTGCAGAGAGTAAGAGCCTGAGGTCTAGGGTTACTTACTGCTCGGGAGCCTTTCTCCATAGCCTCAGCGCTTTCAGTACCCTCTGCAGCTTCTCCCTCAGTGCCTTCATCTGCAAGGAGAGAATAGTCAAGCTCAATCCAGgagtaccatgggggcagggagcaggaCGGGGCAGGAAGCAGGACACCACATTCCCCAATTTACCATTGTCTGAGTCACTATTGTCTGAGCAGTCTGTTCTGGTAGCTTTGCTGTCTGGCTCATCAGGACTGCcaccctgctttctcttcttctttttggtcTGGAAGAGAAAGACGGAGTGAACTCAGAGATGGTAGCTATATTCCAGCATGGGATAGGAGGGGTAGGTCAGCTTATTCACCCGGAAGTCAGCTGTGGTCCAGGTCTTCCAGGTCCGCCTCATCTGCTTCATGCCATTGCCAAATCCGAAGCCAAATCGGGAGCCACCAGAGAAGGCACCCCCACCACGCATGCCCTGGAACATGCCATACTCGGGTATGATGTtctgggagaagagggagggcagCCGggaggcaccaggcatgcactgGCCCCGGGCCCCCATGGGGTCTTCCCACATGCGCCCATAGCCCGAGGCCATTGGCCGTCCACTCCGGGCATCCCGGGCCCAGCCCTGAGCCCTTGGACCAAATGTATCTCCTCCACGCATTCGAAACTGGTCACGGTAGGCATCATATTGGCCCTCATAGGCCATTTCCATCTCAGGGTCAAGCTCGCCATAGTCATAGCTCGACCGGTAGAGGTCTCGTTCACTCAGGATGGCCCTTGAGTCACAGGCCTCATAGGAGTCATATCTGTAGAGACACATGGCAAGCATCAGGCAGAGCCCTTTGGAGTCCCTTGACTCCAGCTTGCCTAGCCTACTGCTCCTGCCCTACTATGCTGTCACTCCTGGTCTCACAGAAAATTTAACAGAATACCTAGGAAGGAGGTCAGACCACCTGGCTCAGACAGAGACATGTTTGGGCTTACTTCTCCCATACTTCACAAATACAGGGCCCTCCCTCTCTGTACTTCCCTTTCCAACCTCACTGGGAAGCATCAACAGATGCAAAAGAAATAGCACCTGCTATTCACCCAGGCATTGCTTCCAAGGTTCCATGCTATAGCAAATTGCCCTGCAGCAGTGTGAGCCAAGTTTCTTGTTCTTCCCCAGGATCCCGGGGGCTTTACTTGATCCTCCCAGTTACCAGAGCAGCTCCTCCCTCCTCACTGACTGTTCTCTACCGCCTATCAGTGGAAGCTATCCGGCTCCCTTATCTTATGCTAGAAATATATGTGCCCTTCTTACTATGGTGCAAGAACTCTtgaaacaaaccaaaagcaaTGCAGCCAATGAGGACACTCTTGGGTGACCCTCGACAGCAGGACAGGTTTGGGTGAGGCTCCGCACAGCCAGCCTGTCATTCACTTACGCTCAGGCTTCAGCAGCCCTATCTCTGAAGCCAGGACCAAAGTCCCCCACAAGCACACATTTACAAGACACCAGCAAGTGGCCATTAAGTactcttacttttttttcaaggtgcattggtgttttgcctgcatgtatgtttatgtgaagTTGTCAGATCTTgcagttacagttgtgagccaccatgtgggtgctaggatttgaacctaggtcctctggaaaagctgacagtgcttttaactgctgagccatctctctagccccaagtaCTCTTATTTGCCGAAACACTTGGATGGAGATGACCTGGCTCCCAGTGGTTTAGTCCCGAAGAATTACCCCATACTCCTCACCAAACCCAATCTGCTCTGCCTTGGCACTCTGCAGGATGCAATTCTAGACTGAATACCTAGTTGTCATGAAGGGAGGAGACAGACACTACTCCTGAGAAGCCAGTCTGTGGATACAGTCAAAACAGCACAACAGGAGCCTGCTCTTTCCTTGCACACAGGGGGAGTTGGCTATCGGGGGTCAGCAAGGAGGGTGATAGGTTAACAAAGGAAAGCACAATGACCTCGTTAGGCGCACAGTATTGGGAAGCACACAGCAAGGAGAGAGGAAGTAGTTACTAAAAAACATACAGTAAAGAGTctcgcagacaggagcctaagACCCTAGGCAGCACCCCAACTTACCTTTCTCCACCACCTGAGCCGTACACACCTCCTTGTATCATGTCGGTCTCCAAGTGAGGCATCATATCTAAGCGCTGGTTAACTCTGGATAAAACGGAATCGGCACTGGCACTACCCGAGGCACTAGGGTTTGCATTTGAGTCAGAGCTAGCCATTTCCCAAGAGTGTGAAGTGGCCATACCATACCCATAGCTGGTGGTGTTATCCTggccatagccatagccataaCCATAGTTCTCGTAGCCTGCAGTTAGGGGGACAGAGGGATAGAAatagaggggtggggagaagggagcagggagcagacagagacaaacatagaaaaaaaaggtGTTTTGGTCAAAAATAAGCTGGGGGAACTCTTAGCTACTTGAGGCTGGGTAGGCCCTTCTCATTCTGAGGAGGACATTTTGTGCCAGCCCCAGAAACACCCACCTAAGTCCTGCTTGGCCACATAGGCAACTAGAAAACATAACTAGAACAGTCCTAAGAAGAGTATGGCTAAGTACTTGCCTCTATTTGTCCCAGAGTTCCAAGTTCCATATCCTACAGAAAGCAAAAAGGGCAATTATTATTTCTGCAGTAACTTCTAGTACAACATGAACTTAAGCGCACTACAGTTTAATTCAAAAGTACAGGTTTTCTCAGTACCTGACTCAACTTTCCAAGGTGTTATACAATGAACTCCACACAAGCACCTGCTACCCTCTCCCCAACTGTTACTCAGCTGTCTGAGACTCTGGGTTCATAGTATTTAAGAAGCCTCCTGTTTCTAACACTCATAGTTAATAAACTTGGCTCCTACACTCCTTCACTACAGAAACTAGAAGATGACCTTCCCTCTCCTGGATAAGAGATTGCAGGCTACAGTGTCTGCttagcatgtgtaaggccctgaGAAGCCTTGTATAGAAACATACAAACACAGCTATTGTGTTTTAGCAATGAGGTCTAGGGATAAAACTCTGAGATAGAGTTTTATCCTGTACTACAAAATAACAACTGACTGACTGACGGACTGACTGACTGAAGGAATGAAGAATACACAAACTGCTATACAAATAACACATACTCACACTGAAATCATCACTCTGCTGTGGAACTCTGTTCTCTGTATGGCCACTGCTGTCTTAAAATCAGATTAGGTGTTGCTACCCttatgatatcttttttttttttttttttggtttttcgagacagggtttctctgtgtagccctggctgtcctggaactcactcggtagaccaggctagcctcgaactcagaaatccgcctgcctctgcctcccaagtgctgggattaaaggcgtgcgccaccaccgcccggccccttATGATATCTTGACAAGACTGAGTCTACCTGAATTTCCTTATGAAATGGGCGAATAGCACACAAGGCTCCTTCCCTACCAAGGACATATAAACAGTGAATAGTTTAAGGAATTACTTGAGGATGATCTTTCTTCTGTGATGTAGATACTTATAAGCTGTATGTGTTCCTAGAAATAATCCTCCACCCATGCTCCTGTACGTAAGCCCAATTAAACTAAGGCTCATCAAACTAGAGTGGATTGGATTTTGTGTTTTGGTGCCATACCTAGGGTACAGAACAGACATTTGCCCGTAGTGCCCCAGGAAAAGCCATGCAACATACCCTATCACCCAACTGGAGCAGAGAAACACATGGTCCAGAAACCCTGCCTTAACAGAGAGGGCTAAAAAGTCCTTGATGCATCATCTAAGAGCACAATGCATTCGGGAGGGAGAATAAGCATCTCCCAGAATCAAACATGGTGATGTACATCTGAAATTCTAACACtttagaggtggaggcagaaggacctgTAAAATTCAAGACAAGTATGGGCTACATATTAAGTTCCAGACCACCCGGGGATGCAGAGTGAGACCTTACTTTAAAAAGCCCagggggtagaggcaggcagaactttgtgagttcaaggccataaTGGTtgacacagtaagttccaggctaaaAGACTGTTTCAGATTTTTGAGGCTGtctgaaaaacagaacaaataacaacaaacactttttttggaaaaaaaaaagtctctgaaaGAAC
Above is a window of Arvicanthis niloticus isolate mArvNil1 chromosome 22, mArvNil1.pat.X, whole genome shotgun sequence DNA encoding:
- the Akap8l gene encoding A-kinase anchor protein 8-like isoform X2 → MSYTGFVQGSETTLQSTYCDTSAQPTCDYGYGTWNSGTNRGYENYGYGYGYGQDNTTSYGVNQRLDMMPHLETDMIQGGVYGSGGGERYDSYEACDSRAILSERDLYRSSYDYGELDPEMEMAYEGQYDAYRDQFRMRGGDTFGPRAQGWARDARSGRPMASGYGRMWEDPMGARGQCMPGASRLPSLFSQNIIPEYGMFQGMRGGGAFSGGSRFGFGFGNGMKQMRRTWKTWTTADFRTKKKKRKQGGSPDEPDSKATRTDCSDNSDSDNDEGTEGEAAEGTESAEAMEKGSRAEGEDDEGKEDGREEGREDSEKGALTAQDENSQAKRKLQASKKSQDKQKKRQRDRMVERIQFVCSLCKYRTFYEDEMGSHLDSKFHKEHFKYVGTKLPKQTADFLQEYVTNKTKKTEELRKTVEDLDGLIQQIYRDQDLTQEIAMEHFVKKVEAAHCAACDLFIPMQFGIIQKHLKTMDHNRNRRLMMEQSKKSSLMVARSILNNKLISKKLERYLKGENPFTDNPEEEKEQDEVEAGALDEGAPGEATGLTEGVPAQPPVPLEPAPGTATPPPPPPPEEEESPVPLLGGALQCQIRGIPGLDVEDDEEGGGGP
- the Akap8l gene encoding A-kinase anchor protein 8-like isoform X3 codes for the protein MSYTGFVQGSETTLQSTYCDTSAQPTCDYGYGTWNSGTNRGYENYGYGYGYGQDNTTSYGYDSYEACDSRAILSERDLYRSSYDYGELDPEMEMAYEGQYDAYRDQFRMRGGDTFGPRAQGWARDARSGRPMASGYGRMWEDPMGARGQCMPGASRLPSLFSQNIIPEYGMFQGMRGGGAFSGGSRFGFGFGNGMKQMRRTWKTWTTADFRTKKKKRKQGGSPDEPDSKATRTDCSDNSDSDNDEGTEGEAAEGTESAEAMEKGSRAEGEDDEGKEDGREEGREDSEKGALTAQDENSQAKRKLQASKKSQDKQKKRQRDRMVERIQFVCSLCKYRTFYEDEMGSHLDSKFHKEHFKYVGTKLPKQTADFLQEYVTNKTKKTEELRKTVEDLDGLIQQIYRDQDLTQEIAMEHFVKKVEAAHCAACDLFIPMQFGIIQKHLKTMDHNRNRRLMMEQSKKSSLMVARSILNNKLISKKLERYLKGENPFTDNPEEEKEQDEVEAGALDEGAPGEATGLTEGVPAQPPVPLEPAPGTATPPPPPPPEEEESPVPLLGGALQCQIRGIPGLDVEDDEEGGGGP
- the Akap8l gene encoding A-kinase anchor protein 8-like isoform X4, with the translated sequence MSYTGFVQGSETTLQSTYCDTSAQPTCDYGYGTWNSGTNRGYENYGYGYGYGQDNTTSYGYGMATSHSWEMASSDSNANPSASGSASADSVLSRVNQRLDMMPHLETDMIQGGVYGSGGGERYDSYEACDSRAILSERDLYRSSYDYGELDPEMEMAYEGQYDAYRDQFRMRGGDTFGPRAQGWARDARSGRPMASGYGRMWEDPMGARGQCMPGASRLPSLFSQNIIPEYGMFQGMRGGGAFSGGSRFGFGFGNGMKQMRRTWKTWTTADFRTKKKKRKQGGSPDEPDSKATRTDCSDNSDSDNDEGTEGEAAEGTESAEAMEKGSRAEGEDDEGKEDGREEGREDSEKGALTAQDENSQAKRKLQASKKSQDKQKKRQRDRMVERIQFVCSLCKYRTFYEDEMGSHLDSKFHKEHFKYVGTKLPKQTADFLQEYVTNKTKKTEELRKTVEDLDGLIQQIYRDQDLTQGEEVPSHQDGCQQRLLWSIL
- the Akap8l gene encoding A-kinase anchor protein 8-like isoform X1; the encoded protein is MSYTGFVQGSETTLQSTYCDTSAQPTCDYGYGTWNSGTNRGYENYGYGYGYGQDNTTSYGYGMATSHSWEMASSDSNANPSASGSASADSVLSRVNQRLDMMPHLETDMIQGGVYGSGGGERYDSYEACDSRAILSERDLYRSSYDYGELDPEMEMAYEGQYDAYRDQFRMRGGDTFGPRAQGWARDARSGRPMASGYGRMWEDPMGARGQCMPGASRLPSLFSQNIIPEYGMFQGMRGGGAFSGGSRFGFGFGNGMKQMRRTWKTWTTADFRTKKKKRKQGGSPDEPDSKATRTDCSDNSDSDNDEGTEGEAAEGTESAEAMEKGSRAEGEDDEGKEDGREEGREDSEKGALTAQDENSQAKRKLQASKKSQDKQKKRQRDRMVERIQFVCSLCKYRTFYEDEMGSHLDSKFHKEHFKYVGTKLPKQTADFLQEYVTNKTKKTEELRKTVEDLDGLIQQIYRDQDLTQEIAMEHFVKKVEAAHCAACDLFIPMQFGIIQKHLKTMDHNRNRRLMMEQSKKSSLMVARSILNNKLISKKLERYLKGENPFTDNPEEEKEQDEVEAGALDEGAPGEATGLTEGVPAQPPVPLEPAPGTATPPPPPPPEEEESPVPLLGGALQCQIRGIPGLDVEDDEEGGGGP